From the genome of Blautia pseudococcoides, one region includes:
- a CDS encoding type II secretion system protein, which produces MMKNRKSGTTMIETLVAFLVVVLITAMFSKVVSVSVHMLNSSRKVLANTEKFNEQYYKYENLNNMKTSSMDLYLEIDKEQATVLNGASYVELNLSRESGLKYNVNDWGTGFVMYTFEVPEASTGK; this is translated from the coding sequence ATGATGAAGAACAGAAAGAGCGGAACGACAATGATAGAGACTTTAGTTGCATTTTTAGTTGTTGTATTGATCACTGCAATGTTTTCAAAGGTGGTATCAGTTTCAGTGCATATGTTAAATTCTTCTCGGAAGGTGTTGGCTAATACAGAAAAGTTTAATGAACAATATTATAAATATGAAAATTTAAACAATATGAAAACCTCTTCTATGGACTTATATTTGGAGATTGACAAGGAGCAGGCAACTGTACTAAATGGTGCATCTTATGTAGAACTCAACTTGAGCAGAGAATCCGGATTAAAATATAACGTAAACGATTGGGGTACAGGGTTTGTAATGTACACGTTTGAAGTGCCAGAAGCGTCAACTGGGAAATAA
- a CDS encoding type II secretion system protein: MNRGRHKERYNKYTVLKLKKTFNSKKGVTLIELIVTFALISLFILLSTQVISSAMNVYYKIQSINYGRQVSDTLMDKIAGTISAAQVNIERVNIENEELNTKYTLQIEDDMSKIDLYNGSGSHIYITNTKPDTGGDKQLVIHYYRVESVLNDSNKKLVYEPIDWTFDKKMYLDYKITKLEFSLADPDGIIYPENVIRIHLEIDHKKFGSYSTTRYVECYNFQDKDDFEKIKGPGKAESGGETPTPDPPENSQTYPDTDIVVKNDYWPTAEDFADNENKIIVLKPGNIFKYSYGDVDKYYVMVGERDLNNWNYKTPADYIANGNNLEFELTGTIHEYSSDDDIKTNVKHGDLCIWGGEYYAYKGYDEEVKNPGIQPESWIKIVNDRIKDGPAIRTRE, from the coding sequence ATGAACCGCGGCAGACATAAAGAAAGATATAATAAATATACGGTACTAAAATTAAAAAAGACCTTCAATAGTAAAAAGGGGGTTACATTAATTGAATTGATAGTGACATTTGCGCTTATCAGTTTATTTATATTGCTTTCCACCCAAGTTATTTCCTCTGCTATGAACGTTTATTATAAAATCCAAAGCATTAATTATGGCAGGCAGGTATCGGATACACTTATGGATAAAATAGCCGGAACTATATCTGCAGCTCAGGTGAATATCGAACGAGTGAACATTGAAAATGAGGAATTAAATACAAAATATACATTGCAGATCGAGGACGATATGTCCAAGATAGATTTGTATAATGGAAGTGGGAGTCACATCTACATAACAAATACAAAGCCAGATACAGGTGGTGATAAGCAATTGGTTATTCATTATTACCGGGTTGAATCTGTTTTGAATGATAGTAATAAGAAATTAGTTTATGAGCCGATAGACTGGACTTTTGATAAAAAAATGTATCTTGATTATAAAATTACTAAGTTGGAATTTTCATTAGCGGATCCCGATGGTATAATATATCCCGAAAATGTAATTAGAATTCATTTAGAGATAGACCACAAAAAGTTTGGCAGTTATTCGACTACAAGATATGTGGAGTGTTATAACTTCCAGGATAAAGATGATTTTGAGAAAATTAAAGGTCCTGGGAAAGCTGAATCGGGTGGTGAGACGCCAACACCAGACCCACCAGAAAATAGCCAAACTTATCCGGATACAGATATTGTAGTGAAAAATGATTATTGGCCGACAGCGGAAGATTTTGCAGATAATGAAAATAAAATAATAGTTCTTAAGCCGGGTAATATTTTCAAGTATTCATATGGTGATGTTGATAAGTATTATGTCATGGTAGGAGAAAGAGACCTGAACAATTGGAATTATAAGACACCTGCGGATTACATAGCCAACGGTAATAATTTAGAGTTTGAATTGACAGGGACGATCCATGAGTATTCAAGTGACGATGATATTAAAACTAATGTGAAGCATGGTGATCTATGTATATGGGGCGGGGAATATTATGCTTATAAAGGATATGATGAAGAAGTGAAAAACCCCGGCATCCAACCAGAGTCCTGGATAAAAATTGTCAATGACAGGATAAAAGATGGGCCCGCGATCCGGACACGGGAATAG
- a CDS encoding isocitrate/isopropylmalate family dehydrogenase: protein MEPEAFGASWSPLVHGSAPDVAGKNVANPAAAVWSGSQMLDYLGERRLNPYIDNSNFPCYNTNHK, encoded by the coding sequence ATAGAACCTGAAGCATTTGGCGCCTCCTGGAGTCCTCTCGTTCACGGTTCAGCACCGGATGTTGCGGGGAAAAATGTGGCGAACCCTGCCGCGGCTGTCTGGTCAGGAAGTCAGATGCTGGATTATCTGGGGGAGAGAAGATTAAATCCTTATATTGACAATTCTAACTTCCCTTGCTATAATACCAACCATAAATGA
- the glnA gene encoding type I glutamate--ammonia ligase — protein sequence MQNYTREAILRMAEEEDVEFIRLQFTDMFGTLKNIAIPSSKLEKAMDNRCVIDASSIGGFIRNEEADMYLHPDLSTFTILPWRPQQGKVARFICDIYQEDGTPYKESPRFILNRVAAKAAEMGYSLMVNPECEFFLFHTDDNGMPTTTTHEKAGYMDLSPVDLGENARRDMVLTLEEMGYEIESSHHEIAPGQHEIDFRFSDAPETADKVMTFKVAVRTIAKRHGLHATFMPKPKAGVNGSGMHVNMYLMKDGKNIFSDPSDDLGLSRGGYSFLAGIFAHIKGMTALCNPLVNSYKRLAPGFEAPSDITWSSKQRTALVRVQTQRDEGARLELRSPDSSSNPYLVFALCLAAGLDGIEKNLQAPKELKENIRKLSREEKENAGIDTLPENLSEALEEFNRDPLMRAVLGDTFTKCYVKAKKKEWESYMEQVSEWEIEQYLYRV from the coding sequence ATGCAAAACTACACCAGGGAAGCAATCCTGCGCATGGCAGAGGAAGAGGACGTAGAATTCATCCGCCTGCAGTTCACCGATATGTTCGGGACATTAAAAAATATTGCGATCCCATCCAGCAAGTTAGAAAAAGCCATGGATAACCGCTGCGTCATAGACGCGTCCTCCATCGGAGGTTTTATCCGGAACGAGGAGGCAGATATGTATCTGCATCCCGACCTGTCCACCTTTACAATCCTTCCCTGGCGCCCCCAGCAGGGAAAAGTGGCCCGGTTTATCTGTGATATTTATCAGGAAGACGGTACACCCTATAAAGAAAGCCCCCGATTCATTTTGAACCGTGTTGCAGCGAAAGCCGCGGAGATGGGATATTCCCTTATGGTGAACCCGGAATGCGAGTTTTTCCTTTTCCACACAGACGATAACGGTATGCCCACAACCACAACACATGAAAAGGCGGGATACATGGATCTAAGTCCTGTGGATCTGGGTGAGAATGCCAGACGAGACATGGTGCTGACTCTTGAGGAGATGGGATATGAAATTGAATCCTCCCACCACGAAATAGCCCCCGGACAGCATGAAATTGATTTCCGGTTCTCCGATGCCCCGGAGACCGCCGATAAAGTAATGACCTTCAAGGTGGCTGTGAGAACCATAGCAAAGCGCCACGGCCTTCACGCCACCTTCATGCCCAAACCAAAAGCAGGCGTCAACGGTTCCGGTATGCATGTGAACATGTACCTGATGAAAGACGGAAAGAACATCTTTTCAGACCCGTCTGATGACCTGGGACTGAGCCGCGGGGGATATTCCTTCCTGGCAGGCATTTTTGCGCATATCAAAGGTATGACCGCCCTGTGTAACCCGCTTGTTAATTCCTATAAAAGATTAGCCCCCGGTTTTGAAGCACCCTCAGACATTACCTGGTCATCCAAGCAGCGCACCGCATTGGTACGGGTACAGACCCAGCGGGACGAAGGAGCAAGGCTGGAGCTGAGAAGCCCGGATTCTTCCTCCAATCCATATCTGGTATTTGCACTGTGTCTGGCGGCAGGTCTGGATGGGATCGAAAAGAACCTGCAGGCTCCAAAAGAGCTGAAAGAAAATATCCGGAAACTCTCCAGGGAGGAGAAGGAGAACGCAGGCATTGATACCCTGCCGGAAAATCTCAGCGAGGCACTGGAGGAATTTAACAGGGACCCTCTCATGAGAGCCGTGTTGGGCGATACTTTTACAAAGTGCTATGTGAAAGCGAAGAAAAAAGAGTGGGAGAGTTACATGGAACAGGTTTCTGAGTGGGAGATCGAACAATATCTGTACCGTGTATAA
- a CDS encoding ANTAR domain-containing response regulator — protein MSIIIIVLPKPEDAKKIRKILIQHGFENTVACTTAAQALIEVNKHPAGLVISGYKLPDMYYRELAECLPGFFEMLLIGSANVVSSAGSGIMAVTMPIRIYELVNTVEMQLYQIERRQKKVKKKPKPRCERDQNYITNAKLLLMDRNHLTEEEAYRYIQKCSMDSATGMVETAQMILTLIYDEV, from the coding sequence ATGAGCATCATCATTATCGTGTTACCGAAACCGGAAGATGCAAAGAAAATACGGAAAATCCTCATACAGCATGGATTTGAAAATACCGTAGCATGTACAACTGCCGCCCAGGCTTTGATCGAAGTGAACAAACATCCCGCAGGACTGGTGATCAGCGGTTATAAGCTGCCCGACATGTATTACCGGGAGTTGGCAGAATGTCTGCCCGGATTTTTTGAAATGCTGCTTATCGGTTCTGCAAATGTGGTCAGCTCGGCAGGATCAGGGATCATGGCAGTCACCATGCCTATCCGTATTTATGAACTGGTAAACACTGTGGAAATGCAGCTTTACCAGATTGAGCGCAGACAAAAAAAAGTAAAGAAAAAGCCAAAACCGCGGTGTGAGCGGGACCAGAACTATATTACAAACGCGAAGCTCCTTCTGATGGACAGAAACCATCTCACAGAGGAAGAGGCATACCGTTATATACAAAAATGCAGCATGGACAGTGCTACCGGCATGGTAGAGACAGCGCAGATGATACTGACGCTTATCTACGATGAAGTATAA
- a CDS encoding LL-diaminopimelate aminotransferase has protein sequence MFTINNNYLKLQGSYLFSNIAKKVADYQHQNPNADMIRLGIGDVTQPLAPAIIKALHSAVDDMANAETFHGYAPDKGYDFLRNAIADNDYRNRGCDIEADEIFVSDGAKCDSGNIQEIFGPDNKIAVCDPVYPVYVDTNVMAGRTGNYNPDAQNYDGMIYMPCVEDNHFVPELPKETPNIIYLCFPNNPTGAGITRAELQEWVDYANRVGAVIIYDAAYEAYITEKDVPHSVYECKGARHCAIELHSFSKNAGFTGVRLGYTVVPKDLKCGSVSLHDLWSRRHGTKYNGAPYIVQRAGEAVYSPEGKEQLRAQVDYYMKNAKVICEGLKNAGYSVSGGINAPYVWLKTPGRLSSWEFFDELLSKANVVGTPGSGFGAHGEGYFRLSAFGTYENTVKAIERITKM, from the coding sequence ATGTTTACGATCAACAATAATTATCTGAAACTTCAGGGCAGCTACCTGTTTTCCAATATAGCAAAAAAAGTGGCTGACTATCAGCATCAAAACCCTAATGCAGACATGATCCGGCTGGGGATCGGTGATGTCACACAGCCTTTGGCACCGGCTATTATAAAGGCACTTCACAGCGCAGTGGATGATATGGCAAATGCGGAGACATTCCATGGCTACGCTCCGGATAAAGGTTACGATTTTCTGAGAAATGCCATTGCGGACAATGATTACCGAAATCGTGGCTGTGATATTGAAGCAGATGAGATTTTTGTATCAGATGGAGCAAAATGTGACTCCGGAAATATCCAGGAAATTTTCGGACCGGATAATAAGATCGCTGTCTGCGACCCGGTATATCCTGTGTATGTAGACACGAATGTCATGGCAGGCAGAACAGGTAATTATAATCCGGACGCACAGAATTATGACGGTATGATCTACATGCCCTGTGTGGAGGACAATCATTTTGTCCCTGAACTTCCAAAGGAAACTCCGAATATTATTTATCTGTGTTTCCCGAATAATCCCACAGGAGCAGGGATCACAAGAGCAGAGCTGCAGGAATGGGTGGATTATGCCAACCGCGTGGGCGCGGTGATCATTTACGATGCAGCATATGAAGCATATATAACAGAAAAAGACGTACCTCACAGCGTGTATGAATGCAAAGGTGCGAGACATTGTGCCATCGAACTTCACAGTTTTTCAAAAAATGCCGGGTTCACCGGAGTCCGTCTTGGCTACACAGTAGTGCCAAAAGATCTGAAATGCGGCAGTGTATCCCTGCATGACCTCTGGTCCAGAAGGCATGGGACCAAGTATAATGGCGCGCCGTATATTGTACAACGGGCCGGGGAAGCTGTTTACTCCCCGGAAGGAAAAGAGCAGTTGAGAGCCCAGGTGGACTATTATATGAAAAACGCGAAGGTGATTTGCGAAGGCTTGAAAAATGCAGGATACTCCGTATCCGGCGGCATCAATGCCCCGTATGTGTGGCTGAAAACACCCGGCCGGTTAAGTTCCTGGGAGTTCTTTGATGAACTTCTCAGCAAAGCAAATGTGGTGGGAACACCCGGCAGCGGTTTTGGAGCACACGGAGAAGGCTATTTTAGACTGTCAGCCTTCGGAACCTATGAAAATACAGTGAAAGCGATCGAACGGATCACAAAGATGTGA